The following coding sequences lie in one Nocardioides sambongensis genomic window:
- a CDS encoding M14 family metallopeptidase: MPRRLGTAIALSVVGVLTGSMLAGTPAGAAPPGNGSGDRMEVYTGLVAADQLEEILDLGVDRHDVEVTRSPAGQAEDAEKSQVRVEAILSGSQVRRLEARGIELAPKRVGGLTTTQRATRAEANGYEVWRPYSGRGGLEREFRTLAQRNRQITKLVSIGRTVQGQDIVALKVTKNARRTKDGRRPTVVYLSAQHAREWITPEMTRRLANYVIDGYYEDRSIRALLKSTELWFVPVANPDGYDFTFEPGQRLWRKNLRDNNGDGQIAPGDGVDLNRNWPTKWGYDNEGSSPNPGSETYRGPGPASEPETKALDRFMRRISPEFFVNYHSAAELLLYGTGWQVATPTPDDVIYEAMAGDDEEPAIPGYDPDISAELYTTNGDTDTDLTERYGVLGFTPRCRPASRRPRPSRTTSGWTPTAAAVSSSPTTRSWSRPSSRRTSRSPWRWPSRRPTRTTRARWSDWTPRPSRWTPSTSPTATRSPWRWSPSARCAGWR, encoded by the coding sequence ATGCCGCGACGTCTCGGAACCGCCATCGCCTTGTCCGTCGTCGGTGTGCTCACCGGCAGCATGCTGGCCGGTACGCCGGCCGGCGCGGCGCCACCGGGCAACGGCTCCGGCGATCGGATGGAGGTCTACACCGGCCTCGTCGCCGCCGATCAGCTCGAGGAGATCCTCGACCTCGGCGTCGACCGGCACGACGTGGAGGTCACCCGATCCCCCGCCGGGCAGGCCGAGGACGCCGAGAAGTCGCAGGTCCGGGTGGAGGCGATCCTCAGCGGGAGCCAGGTGCGCCGGCTCGAGGCGCGCGGCATCGAGCTCGCGCCGAAGCGCGTCGGCGGGCTGACCACGACCCAGCGAGCGACCCGCGCCGAGGCGAACGGCTACGAGGTGTGGCGTCCGTACTCGGGGCGCGGCGGCCTCGAGCGGGAGTTCCGGACCCTGGCGCAGCGCAACCGGCAGATCACCAAGCTGGTCAGCATCGGCCGCACCGTGCAGGGGCAGGACATCGTGGCCCTCAAGGTCACCAAGAACGCGCGCCGGACCAAGGACGGGCGGCGGCCGACGGTCGTCTACCTCTCCGCGCAGCACGCGCGGGAGTGGATCACCCCGGAGATGACCCGACGGCTGGCCAACTACGTGATCGACGGCTACTACGAGGACCGCTCGATCCGGGCGCTGCTGAAGTCGACCGAGCTCTGGTTCGTGCCGGTGGCCAACCCCGACGGCTACGACTTCACCTTCGAGCCCGGCCAGCGGCTGTGGCGCAAGAACCTGCGCGACAACAACGGCGACGGCCAGATCGCCCCCGGCGACGGCGTCGACCTCAACCGCAACTGGCCGACCAAGTGGGGCTACGACAACGAGGGCTCCTCCCCCAACCCGGGCAGTGAGACCTACCGGGGCCCCGGGCCGGCCTCGGAGCCGGAGACCAAGGCGCTCGACCGGTTCATGCGCCGGATCAGCCCGGAGTTCTTCGTCAACTACCACTCCGCCGCCGAGCTGCTGCTCTACGGCACCGGCTGGCAGGTGGCCACCCCGACACCGGACGACGTGATCTACGAGGCGATGGCCGGGGACGACGAGGAGCCGGCGATCCCCGGCTACGACCCGGACATCTCCGCCGAGCTTTACACCACCAACGGCGACACCGACACCGACCTCACCGAGCGCTACGGCGTGCTCGGCTTCACCCCGAGATGTCGACCTGCGAGTCGGCGTCCCAGGCCGTCCCGGACGACGAGTGGGTGGACACCGACTGCGGCAGCGGTTTCGAGTTCCCCGACGACGAGGAGCTGGTCCAGGCCGAGTTCGAGGCGAACATCCCGTTCGCCCTGGCGGTGGCCGAGTCGGCGGCCGACCCGGACGACCCGAGCTCGGTGGTCGGACTGGACACCCCGACCTTCCAGGTGGACACCTTCGACGTCTCCTACGGCGACCCGCAGTCCGTGGCGGTGGTCGCCAAGCGCGCGCTGCGCCGGCTGGAGATGA
- a CDS encoding carboxyl transferase domain-containing protein, with translation MLEVLIRRHYHDYGLRDVAAFTAPDRPAVRATYTIDGQDTAILSTVGTVAELGDPDGPLNAVVLDHVAGRPSGYDAVADLYLAWPDRPESDEEASAALAGILGALPWSGQVRRVAVATCPGAGRPVGYFEFRPGAEDGTVVEDELVRGVHPMVGRRLNLWRLQEFDVTRVPAADDVLLYDCVAKSNRSDRRLVALAQVRQVLVVRDEDGEVLGVPHAERAIENCLESIRRARTDLGRAGSRLDMNHVWIHVWPVVDADPAQLTALQGKITPLSDGAGIEEVVAGGRIETGDGVAPVSIRFHSQPGARVTASVEAPPTEPLRPLDDYAGKVVRSRRRGMVYPYELADILAGPGGSMVEHDLDDGRLVPVSRRYGLNTAGVICAVVTTKTALHPDGVTRVLLCGDPTKALGAVSEQECRRIIAAIDLAQEMQVPVEWFAISAGARISMDSGTENMDWVAAALKRIVEFTQDGGEINVVVAGINVGAQPYWNAEATMLMHTKGILVMTPDSAMVLTGKQSLDFSGGVSAEDNYGIGGYDRVMGPNGQAQYWAPDLAGAFDVLLAHYDHTYVVPGERGPRRAPTQDPTERDVSTFPHHSVDSDFTTVGQIFDPAHNRDRKKAFDIRTVMRAVADQDHATLERWAGMADADTAVVFDAHVGGYPVCLLGIESRPVRRRGFPPTDGPDTYTAGTLFPRSSKKAARAINAASGNRPLVVLANLSGFDGSPDSMRNLQLEYGAEIGRAIVNFDGPIVFCVISRYHGGAFVVFSKQLNPSMTVLAVDGSFASVLGGAPAAAVVFAGEVDKRTAGDPRVRAVEERLAEAAGADRGALAAELADLRAAVRAEKITEVAGEFDGVHNIHRAVEVGSVDAVISAAELRPRIVATIEQHLG, from the coding sequence ATGCTCGAGGTGCTGATCCGCCGCCACTACCACGACTACGGGCTGCGCGACGTGGCCGCGTTCACCGCCCCGGACCGGCCGGCGGTGCGGGCGACGTACACGATCGACGGGCAGGACACCGCCATCCTCAGCACGGTCGGCACCGTCGCCGAGCTCGGCGACCCGGACGGCCCGCTCAACGCGGTCGTGCTCGACCACGTGGCCGGCCGCCCGAGCGGGTACGACGCCGTGGCCGACCTCTACCTCGCCTGGCCCGACCGGCCGGAGAGCGACGAGGAGGCCAGCGCAGCGCTGGCCGGGATCCTCGGTGCGCTGCCGTGGTCCGGTCAGGTCCGGCGGGTCGCCGTGGCCACCTGCCCCGGCGCCGGCCGACCCGTCGGCTACTTCGAGTTCCGCCCCGGCGCCGAGGACGGCACCGTGGTGGAGGACGAGCTGGTCCGCGGGGTGCACCCGATGGTCGGGCGCCGCCTCAACCTGTGGCGGCTCCAGGAGTTCGACGTGACCCGGGTGCCCGCCGCCGACGACGTGCTGCTCTACGACTGCGTGGCGAAGTCGAACCGGTCCGACCGACGCCTGGTGGCGCTGGCGCAGGTGCGGCAGGTCCTGGTGGTCCGCGACGAGGACGGCGAGGTGCTCGGCGTGCCGCACGCGGAGCGCGCCATCGAGAACTGCCTGGAGTCGATCCGCCGCGCCCGCACCGATCTCGGCCGGGCCGGCAGCAGGCTGGACATGAACCACGTGTGGATCCACGTCTGGCCGGTGGTCGACGCGGACCCGGCGCAGCTGACCGCGCTGCAGGGCAAGATCACCCCGCTCTCCGACGGTGCCGGCATCGAGGAGGTCGTGGCCGGCGGGCGGATCGAGACCGGCGACGGTGTCGCACCGGTCAGCATCCGGTTCCACTCCCAGCCCGGCGCACGGGTCACCGCCTCGGTCGAGGCGCCGCCCACCGAGCCGCTCCGGCCGCTCGACGACTACGCCGGCAAGGTGGTCCGGTCGCGGCGCCGCGGCATGGTCTACCCCTACGAGCTCGCCGACATCCTCGCCGGGCCCGGCGGATCGATGGTGGAGCACGACCTCGACGACGGGCGGCTGGTGCCGGTCTCGCGCCGCTACGGGCTCAACACCGCCGGCGTGATCTGCGCGGTGGTCACCACGAAGACCGCGCTGCACCCCGACGGCGTCACGAGGGTGCTGCTCTGCGGTGACCCGACCAAGGCGCTCGGAGCGGTCTCGGAGCAGGAGTGCCGCCGGATCATCGCGGCGATCGACCTGGCCCAGGAGATGCAGGTCCCGGTCGAGTGGTTCGCGATCTCGGCGGGCGCCCGGATCTCGATGGACTCCGGCACCGAGAACATGGACTGGGTGGCGGCCGCGCTGAAGCGGATCGTGGAGTTCACCCAGGACGGCGGCGAGATCAACGTGGTGGTCGCGGGCATCAACGTCGGCGCCCAGCCGTACTGGAACGCCGAGGCGACCATGCTGATGCACACCAAGGGCATCCTGGTGATGACCCCGGACAGCGCGATGGTGCTCACCGGCAAGCAGTCGCTGGACTTCTCCGGCGGCGTCTCCGCCGAGGACAACTACGGCATCGGCGGCTACGACCGGGTGATGGGGCCGAACGGGCAGGCGCAGTACTGGGCGCCCGACCTGGCCGGGGCGTTCGACGTGCTGCTGGCCCACTACGACCACACCTACGTCGTACCGGGTGAGCGGGGGCCGCGGCGTGCGCCGACCCAGGACCCGACGGAGCGGGACGTCTCCACGTTCCCGCACCACAGCGTGGACAGCGACTTCACCACGGTGGGCCAGATCTTCGACCCGGCGCACAACCGGGACCGCAAGAAGGCCTTCGACATCCGCACCGTGATGCGCGCGGTGGCCGACCAGGACCACGCGACGCTGGAGCGGTGGGCCGGGATGGCCGACGCCGACACCGCGGTCGTCTTCGACGCTCACGTCGGTGGCTACCCGGTCTGCCTGCTGGGCATCGAGTCCCGTCCCGTACGACGCCGCGGCTTCCCGCCCACCGACGGCCCGGACACCTACACCGCCGGCACCCTGTTCCCGCGGTCGTCGAAGAAGGCGGCGCGGGCGATCAACGCGGCCTCGGGCAACCGACCGCTGGTGGTGCTGGCCAACCTGTCCGGCTTCGACGGCTCCCCGGACTCGATGCGGAACCTGCAGCTGGAGTACGGCGCCGAGATCGGCCGCGCGATCGTGAACTTCGACGGCCCGATCGTGTTCTGCGTGATCTCCCGCTACCACGGCGGCGCGTTCGTGGTGTTCTCCAAGCAGCTCAACCCGTCGATGACGGTGCTGGCGGTCGACGGATCGTTCGCCTCCGTGCTCGGCGGCGCCCCGGCGGCGGCCGTGGTCTTCGCCGGCGAGGTGGACAAGCGCACCGCCGGTGACCCCCGGGTCCGGGCGGTCGAGGAGCGGCTCGCCGAGGCGGCCGGCGCCGACCGCGGAGCACTCGCCGCGGAGCTCGCGGACCTGCGGGCCGCCGTACGGGCCGAGAAGATCACCGAGGTGGCCGGGGAGTTCGACGGCGTGCACAACATCCACCGCGCCGTCGAGGTCGGTTCCGTCGATGCGGTGATCAGCGCCGCGGAGCTGCGGCCGCGGATCGTGGCGACGATCGAGCAGCACCTGGGGTGA
- a CDS encoding ATP-binding protein — protein MTVPVTSSPDRAFRRIAIVNRGEAAMRLIHAVRDLNAAGADYTTIALHTDVEQTAMFVREADEAYLIGRAADRPYIDLGALERAIVATGADAVWVGWGFVAEDPAFADLCARLGVAFIGPSAEAMRRLGDKIGSKLIAEEVGVPVAPWSGGGVDTLDDALAAADRIGYPLMLKATAGGGGRGIRRVDSADDLADAYQRTRDEAERAFGSGVVFLERLVTGARHVEVQLIADGQGTAWAVGVRDCSVQRRNQKVIEESASPLLDATQVAELKGSAERLALAVGYAGAGTVEFLYHPGERTFAFLEVNTRLQVEHPITEITTGLDLVALQIHVASGGRLEGERPAEVGHAVEARLNAEDPDRDFAPSPGRIERLRLPAGPGIRVDTGVGEGDTIPADFDSMIAKVIASGRTREEALARLRRAMAETTVVIEGGVSNKGFILDLLVQPEVVSGDPVWADTGWIDRVRAEGRLVAHEHSGVALVVAAIEAYEEQQQIEVARLLETAHGGRPQLQHEVGGTIDLKLRGASYKLGVLQVGPQRYRVSLTAGGEQQTVDADLVRLDAERSVAVIAGRRFRLVTASHGAVLLIEVDGVTHRVSRDEGGVLRSPAPALVVATPAGVGDEVEAGAPVLVLESMKMETVLAAPFAARVRELMVITGSQVETGAALVRLDPLEEGGEAAVEEDEAGPGLELPEASSDDDTSTCLRRGLTDLSAVLLGYDVDVRDGGSPLPAYLSARDRVAAAGGAVIEEEIELLSVFADMAELSRNRPAGEELHTELRVHSSREHFHTYLRSLDVERDGLPEQFRDRLGRVLAHYGVTELERTPDLERAVHRVFLAQQRSSPTPTWSPRCWAAGPPTRLPTPRSPTACARCSSDWSGRRSCASPRSATWLAASGSAGSTSRRWTRSGPPCWPAWATRSPTSPRSRTPPTTPTGSPRWRASPSSWSASSRRDWSRASGRTSRCSRC, from the coding sequence GTGACAGTCCCGGTTACGTCCTCCCCCGACCGCGCGTTCCGTCGGATCGCGATCGTCAACCGCGGCGAGGCCGCGATGCGGCTGATCCACGCCGTGCGCGACCTGAACGCGGCAGGCGCCGACTACACCACCATCGCGCTGCACACCGATGTGGAGCAGACCGCGATGTTCGTGCGGGAGGCGGACGAGGCGTACCTGATCGGCCGCGCCGCCGACCGTCCCTACATCGACCTCGGCGCCCTGGAGCGGGCGATCGTGGCGACCGGGGCGGACGCGGTCTGGGTCGGCTGGGGATTCGTCGCCGAGGACCCTGCCTTCGCCGACCTCTGCGCCCGCCTCGGGGTGGCCTTCATCGGCCCGAGCGCCGAGGCGATGCGCCGGCTCGGCGACAAGATCGGCTCCAAGCTGATCGCCGAGGAGGTCGGCGTACCGGTCGCACCGTGGAGCGGCGGCGGGGTCGACACCCTGGACGACGCCCTGGCCGCGGCGGACCGGATCGGCTACCCGCTGATGCTCAAGGCGACCGCCGGTGGCGGCGGCCGCGGCATCCGCCGCGTCGACAGTGCCGACGACCTGGCCGACGCCTACCAGCGCACCCGGGACGAGGCCGAGCGCGCGTTCGGCAGCGGCGTGGTCTTCCTGGAGCGCCTGGTCACCGGCGCCCGGCACGTCGAGGTGCAGCTGATCGCCGATGGCCAGGGCACCGCCTGGGCGGTCGGTGTCCGGGACTGCTCGGTCCAGCGCCGCAACCAGAAGGTGATCGAGGAGTCCGCCTCCCCGCTGCTCGACGCCACCCAGGTCGCCGAGCTCAAGGGCTCCGCCGAGCGGCTGGCGCTCGCCGTCGGGTACGCCGGCGCCGGCACCGTCGAGTTCCTCTACCACCCCGGGGAGCGGACCTTCGCCTTCCTCGAGGTCAACACCCGGCTCCAAGTGGAGCACCCGATCACCGAGATCACCACCGGCCTCGACCTGGTCGCCCTGCAGATCCACGTCGCCTCCGGCGGCAGGCTGGAGGGCGAGCGTCCCGCCGAGGTCGGGCACGCCGTCGAGGCACGGCTCAACGCCGAGGACCCCGACCGCGACTTCGCTCCCTCCCCCGGCCGGATCGAGCGGCTCCGGCTGCCCGCCGGGCCCGGCATCCGGGTGGACACCGGCGTCGGCGAGGGCGACACCATCCCGGCGGACTTCGACTCGATGATCGCCAAGGTGATCGCGTCGGGACGCACCCGCGAGGAGGCGCTCGCCCGGCTCCGCCGCGCGATGGCCGAGACCACCGTGGTGATCGAGGGCGGCGTCTCCAACAAGGGCTTCATCCTCGACCTGCTCGTCCAGCCCGAGGTGGTCAGCGGTGATCCGGTGTGGGCCGACACCGGCTGGATCGACCGGGTCCGCGCCGAGGGACGACTGGTCGCCCACGAGCACTCCGGCGTGGCCCTGGTGGTGGCCGCGATCGAGGCCTACGAGGAGCAACAGCAGATCGAGGTCGCGCGGCTCCTGGAGACCGCGCACGGCGGGCGTCCGCAGCTGCAGCACGAGGTCGGCGGCACGATCGACCTCAAGCTGCGCGGGGCGTCGTACAAGCTCGGGGTGCTGCAGGTCGGGCCCCAGCGCTACCGGGTCTCGCTGACCGCGGGCGGGGAGCAGCAGACGGTCGACGCCGACCTGGTCCGCCTGGACGCCGAGCGCAGCGTGGCGGTCATCGCCGGCCGCCGGTTCCGGCTGGTCACCGCCTCGCACGGGGCGGTGCTGCTGATCGAGGTCGACGGGGTCACCCACCGCGTCTCGCGCGACGAGGGCGGCGTGCTCCGCTCCCCCGCACCGGCGCTGGTGGTCGCCACCCCGGCGGGTGTCGGCGACGAGGTCGAGGCCGGCGCCCCGGTGCTGGTGCTGGAGTCGATGAAGATGGAGACGGTGCTGGCGGCACCGTTCGCCGCCCGGGTGCGCGAGCTGATGGTGATCACCGGCAGCCAGGTGGAGACCGGTGCCGCGCTGGTCCGGCTCGACCCGCTCGAGGAGGGCGGCGAGGCCGCCGTCGAGGAGGACGAGGCCGGTCCGGGCCTGGAGCTGCCGGAGGCGTCCTCGGACGACGACACCAGCACCTGCCTGCGCCGCGGACTGACCGACCTGTCGGCCGTGCTGCTCGGCTACGACGTCGACGTCCGCGACGGCGGGTCGCCGCTGCCGGCGTACCTGAGCGCCCGGGACCGGGTCGCCGCCGCCGGCGGCGCGGTGATCGAGGAGGAGATCGAGCTGCTCTCCGTCTTCGCCGACATGGCCGAGCTGAGCCGCAACCGGCCGGCCGGCGAGGAGCTGCACACCGAGCTGCGGGTGCACAGCTCCCGCGAGCACTTCCACACCTATCTGCGTAGCCTCGACGTCGAGCGCGACGGCCTGCCCGAGCAGTTCCGTGACCGTCTCGGCCGGGTGCTCGCGCACTACGGCGTCACCGAGCTCGAGCGCACCCCGGACCTGGAGCGGGCGGTGCACCGGGTCTTCCTCGCCCAGCAGCGCTCCAGCCCGACACCGACGTGGTCACCGCGGTGCTGGGCCGCTGGGCCGCCGACCCGGCTCCCGACGCCGCGCTCGCCGACCGCGTGCGCACGCTGCTCGAGCGACTGGTCCGGGCGACGCAGCTGCGCTTCCCCGAGGTCGGCGACCTGGCTCGCAGCATCCGGTTCCGCTGGTTCGACCAGCCGGAGGTGGACCAGGAGCGGGCCGCCGTGCTGGCCGGCGTGGGCGACGAGATCGCCGACCTCGCCGCGCAGCCGGACGCCGCCGACTACGCCGACCGGATCGCCGCGCTGGCGCGCATCCCCGAGCAGCTGGTCGGCTTCCTCTCGGCGCGACTGGAGCAGGGCGTCGGGGCGCACGAGCCGATGCTCGAGGTGCTGA
- a CDS encoding response regulator transcription factor, protein MTRVLVVEDEESYSDALAYMLRKEGFEVAIAADGNTALNEFDRNGADIVLLDLMLPGIPGTEVCRTIRQSSNVPVIMVSAKDDEVDKVVGLELGADDYVTKPYSPRELVARIRAVLRRGQEAELAPDTLEAGPVRMDVERHVVTVDGSEQRLPLKEFELLEMFLRNPGRVLTRGQLIDRVWGSDYVGDTKTLDVHVKRLRAKLEPEPSEPKYLVTVRGLGYKLDV, encoded by the coding sequence GTGACCCGGGTACTCGTCGTCGAGGACGAAGAGAGCTACAGCGACGCGCTGGCCTACATGCTCCGGAAGGAGGGTTTCGAGGTCGCGATCGCCGCCGACGGCAACACGGCGCTCAACGAGTTCGACCGCAACGGGGCCGACATCGTCCTGCTCGACCTGATGCTGCCCGGGATCCCCGGCACGGAGGTCTGCCGCACCATCCGACAGAGCTCCAACGTGCCGGTGATCATGGTGAGCGCGAAGGACGACGAGGTCGACAAGGTGGTGGGCCTCGAGCTGGGCGCCGACGACTACGTCACCAAGCCCTACTCGCCCCGCGAGCTGGTCGCCCGGATCCGGGCGGTGCTGCGCCGCGGCCAGGAGGCCGAGCTGGCCCCGGACACGCTGGAGGCCGGACCGGTGCGGATGGACGTCGAGCGGCACGTGGTGACCGTCGACGGCTCCGAGCAGCGGCTGCCGCTGAAGGAGTTCGAGCTGCTGGAGATGTTCCTGCGCAACCCGGGGCGGGTGCTGACCCGTGGCCAGCTGATCGACCGGGTCTGGGGATCGGACTACGTGGGCGACACCAAGACTCTCGACGTGCACGTGAAGCGGCTGCGGGCCAAGCTGGAGCCGGAGCCGAGCGAGCCGAAGTACCTGGTGACGGTGCGCGGGCTGGGGTACAAGCTGGACGTCTGA
- the phoU gene encoding phosphate signaling complex protein PhoU → MRDAYTEQLESVFDELAGMCRRVEAAVESATLALMTGDPSIAEQVISADIEIDRMREDVEENCFSLLSLQQPVAGDLRTVVAALRMVSELERMGDLSVHVAKIARLRVPDIAVPEEVRPTVARMAVVARTMVGQVSTVITTRDVEAAIALGKADEEMDQLRRTSFSELLGDEWNHGVEAAVDIALLGRYYERIADHAVSIANRVIFVVTGHNPTSVDA, encoded by the coding sequence ATGCGTGACGCCTACACCGAGCAGCTCGAATCCGTCTTCGACGAACTGGCCGGCATGTGCCGGCGCGTCGAGGCCGCGGTCGAGAGCGCGACCCTTGCCCTGATGACCGGCGACCCCTCGATCGCCGAGCAGGTCATCAGCGCCGACATCGAGATCGACCGGATGCGCGAGGACGTCGAGGAGAACTGCTTCAGCCTGCTCTCCCTGCAGCAGCCCGTCGCCGGCGACCTGCGCACCGTCGTCGCCGCCCTGCGGATGGTCAGCGAGCTCGAGCGGATGGGCGACCTCTCGGTGCACGTCGCCAAGATCGCCCGGCTGCGGGTGCCCGACATCGCCGTCCCCGAGGAGGTTCGTCCCACCGTCGCCCGGATGGCCGTCGTCGCCCGCACCATGGTCGGCCAGGTCAGCACGGTGATCACCACCCGCGACGTCGAGGCAGCGATCGCGCTCGGCAAGGCCGACGAGGAGATGGACCAGCTGCGTCGTACCAGCTTCTCCGAGCTGCTCGGTGACGAGTGGAACCACGGCGTCGAGGCGGCGGTCGACATCGCCCTGCTCGGTCGGTACTACGAGCGGATCGCCGACCACGCGGTCTCGATCGCCAACCGGGTCATCTTCGTCGTCACCGGCCACAACCCCACCTCCGTCGACGCCTGA
- a CDS encoding phosphoglyceromutase: MPFPLILLRHGESEWNAKNLFTGWVDVALTEKGRAEAIRGGELLVDAGLLPDVVHTSLQRRAINTAALALDAADRHWIPVRRSWRLNERHYGALQGKDKKQTLAEYGEEQFMLWRRSFDTPPPPLADDDEYSQVGDPRYADLGEEMPRSECLQDVIARLLPYWDAGIVPDLRAGHTVLVAAHGNSLRAIVKHLDQISDTDIAGLNIPTGMPLLYELDEETLAPTVPGGRYLDPEAAEAAAAAVANQGR; the protein is encoded by the coding sequence ATGCCGTTCCCGCTGATCCTGCTGCGCCACGGCGAGTCGGAGTGGAACGCGAAGAACCTGTTCACCGGCTGGGTCGACGTCGCACTCACCGAGAAGGGGCGCGCCGAGGCGATCCGCGGCGGCGAGCTGCTCGTGGACGCCGGGCTGCTCCCCGACGTGGTGCACACCTCCCTGCAGCGGCGCGCGATCAACACCGCCGCCCTGGCCCTGGACGCCGCCGACCGCCACTGGATCCCGGTACGGCGCTCCTGGCGACTCAACGAGCGCCACTACGGCGCCCTGCAGGGCAAGGACAAGAAGCAGACGCTCGCCGAATACGGCGAGGAGCAGTTCATGCTCTGGCGACGATCCTTCGACACCCCGCCTCCCCCGCTGGCCGACGACGACGAGTACTCCCAGGTCGGTGACCCCCGGTACGCCGACCTCGGCGAGGAGATGCCGCGCAGCGAGTGCCTCCAGGACGTCATCGCCCGCCTGCTCCCCTACTGGGACGCGGGGATCGTGCCCGACCTGCGGGCCGGCCACACGGTGCTCGTCGCCGCCCACGGCAACAGCCTGCGCGCGATCGTGAAGCACCTGGACCAGATCAGCGACACCGACATCGCCGGACTCAACATCCCGACCGGGATGCCGCTGCTCTACGAGCTCGACGAGGAGACCCTCGCTCCCACCGTCCCGGGCGGTCGCTACCTGGACCCCGAGGCCGCCGAGGCCGCTGCCGCTGCCGTGGCCAACCAGGGCCGCTGA
- a CDS encoding UbiA family prenyltransferase has product MAKLQRWQRSRTAGEGTIPVAEDVAPAGATDRIDGSSVEDVPQDGDEGSTVTEESAVTEEGADTERANGPADTLGTGVADDADNDTDNDADNDADTVGSAGSGDEEPAEPEEADPLARDDRVTPPAGARRTGFWGWITRGTSPRDWTMVALAQAAHPKHAVVTALAMGAAATVTGRPAREVGVIAVTVLVGQTILGWHNDLVDKRRDQRHQRSGKPLADGRLDSGTVAYAMLAAALLLVPLAITTGITAGCIYLGSVAIGMLGNVVLRTGPLSFWSWAASFALLPAYLSYGGWGGQAQGSPPETSIVVLAALLGVGVHFTRAVWGLVADHEDGWTYLPLRLGLKLGATRLLALCTVYNVVIVVLLVVFGARDGLTR; this is encoded by the coding sequence ATGGCGAAACTGCAGCGCTGGCAACGCAGCCGCACTGCCGGGGAGGGAACCATCCCGGTTGCGGAGGACGTCGCGCCCGCGGGGGCGACGGACCGGATCGACGGATCATCGGTGGAGGACGTCCCGCAGGACGGCGACGAGGGCAGCACGGTCACCGAGGAGAGTGCGGTCACCGAAGAAGGTGCCGACACCGAGCGGGCGAACGGGCCTGCGGACACCCTCGGCACGGGCGTCGCAGACGACGCTGACAACGACACTGACAACGACGCGGACAACGACGCGGACACCGTCGGGAGCGCCGGGTCCGGTGACGAGGAGCCGGCGGAGCCGGAGGAGGCGGACCCGCTCGCGAGGGACGACCGGGTCACGCCGCCGGCCGGCGCGCGTCGTACCGGCTTCTGGGGTTGGATCACCCGCGGTACGTCGCCGCGGGACTGGACGATGGTCGCCCTCGCGCAGGCGGCGCACCCCAAGCACGCCGTCGTCACCGCGCTGGCGATGGGAGCCGCCGCGACGGTCACCGGACGACCGGCGCGGGAGGTCGGCGTGATCGCGGTGACCGTGCTGGTCGGCCAGACCATCCTCGGCTGGCACAACGACCTGGTCGACAAGCGACGCGACCAGCGCCACCAGCGCAGCGGCAAGCCACTGGCCGACGGCCGTCTCGACAGCGGCACCGTCGCCTACGCGATGCTCGCCGCCGCGCTGCTCCTCGTCCCGCTGGCCATCACCACCGGCATCACCGCCGGCTGCATCTACCTGGGATCGGTCGCGATCGGGATGCTGGGCAACGTGGTGCTGCGCACCGGCCCGCTGTCGTTCTGGTCCTGGGCGGCCTCCTTCGCCCTGCTGCCGGCGTACCTCTCCTATGGCGGCTGGGGCGGCCAGGCCCAGGGCTCGCCTCCGGAGACCTCGATCGTGGTGCTCGCCGCGCTGCTGGGCGTGGGCGTCCACTTCACCCGGGCGGTGTGGGGGCTCGTCGCCGACCACGAGGACGGCTGGACCTATCTCCCGCTCAGGCTCGGCCTCAAGCTGGGCGCGACCCGGCTGCTCGCCCTGTGCACCGTCTACAACGTGGTGATCGTGGTGCTGCTGGTGGTCTTCGGCGCGCGCGACGGACTGACCCGCTGA
- a CDS encoding CarD family transcriptional regulator, which translates to MTFTVGETVVYPNHGAAVIEDIEMRTIKGEERQYLVLRIVAQQDLVVRVPACNLDLVGVRDVVDKDGLDRVFSVLRAEHVEEPTNWSRRYKANLEKLHSGDVMKVAEVVRDLWRRERDRGLSAGEKRMLAKARQILVSELALAEHTNEDKAETILDEVLAS; encoded by the coding sequence ATGACTTTCACCGTCGGCGAAACGGTCGTCTATCCCAATCACGGGGCCGCAGTTATCGAGGACATCGAGATGCGGACGATCAAGGGAGAGGAGCGTCAGTACCTCGTACTCCGCATCGTGGCGCAGCAGGACCTGGTTGTCAGGGTCCCGGCTTGCAATCTCGATCTGGTGGGTGTGCGGGACGTGGTCGACAAGGACGGACTGGACCGTGTGTTCAGTGTCCTGCGGGCCGAGCACGTCGAGGAGCCGACCAACTGGTCGCGCCGGTACAAGGCCAACCTGGAGAAGCTGCACAGCGGCGATGTGATGAAGGTGGCGGAGGTCGTTCGCGATCTCTGGCGCCGCGAGCGGGACCGCGGACTGTCCGCGGGGGAGAAGCGGATGCTGGCCAAGGCGCGTCAGATCCTCGTCTCCGAGCTCGCGCTCGCCGAGCACACCAACGAGGACAAGGCGGAGACGATCCTGGACGAGGTACTCGCGTCCTGA